The Gossypium hirsutum isolate 1008001.06 chromosome D06, Gossypium_hirsutum_v2.1, whole genome shotgun sequence genome contains the following window.
TCCAACAACTAATTTAAAACGAACAACATTATTGAACAAACTATATTACTTGGAGTTCAGCAATCCTTCTAAGTTGAGCTTCTTCACCGCCCTCTGAAGGTGGAAGTGCAGCAACCAATGCATCGAACTGTGGAAATACCCGGAGCAATAATCACTAACATCGTCCCCACATGGGATCTAACTGTAATTAGAGTACTGATTGATTCCCAGAAATTCTGACCTGTTTAGCAGCCTTAACAAGAGCAGCACTCATGAGCTTAGGTTGGTCGGCAAAATTGGCAGAGTCCTCGGTGGGGTTGGGAGGGGGTTCTGGGTAATTAGGGGAGAGCCTAACGGGTGGAGCATCTCGTTGCAGTGTCCCAAATGTGTTGAAAGTTAGGGATGCTATTGAATTTACTTGTTCTTGTAATTGGGAAATGATATCCATCTTCTTAAAAACCGCGAGAAAAACCCAAATCTTACGAATCTTAACTTTCAGAAAATTCGATCTTGGAGCTTCGTAAACTGCTTAAATCTGAGAACCCAAAGACGGGATGCAGGGAAAGCATCAACTTTGAAGGGAAGCTCAACTTTGAGTAGGGAGCCAGCCTCCAAGGG
Protein-coding sequences here:
- the LOC107901952 gene encoding mediator of RNA polymerase II transcription subunit 21, coding for MDIISQLQEQVNSIASLTFNTFGTLQRDAPPVRLSPNYPEPPPNPTEDSANFADQPKLMSAALVKAAKQFDALVAALPPSEGGEEAQLRRIAELQAENDAVGQELQKQLEAAEKELKQVQELFSQAADNCLNLKKPD